From the genome of Alicyclobacillus sp. SO9:
TGTGATTTGTGTTTGCTTGCTGGTCATAAATTTTAGAAACTTCAAATCTGCAGTCTGATGCTTCGAAGATTTGAGAATACCAATGTCGATTCCCGCAATAAAGCTCCCAATTTTATTTTTTCCACTCACTGATTGCTGTCCGTAGGGTACCAATGGAAGTGGAGCCACACCATATTGGCTACGCTTCATACCATCTGCTTCGATTTGCGGCATGCTGCTGCCTTGACCGAAAATCATTGCCACTTTCCCATTAGCAAAGTTGGAAACGAGTTGACTGTTGTTCCACGCAGCGGAGTCCGGATCCATTACTTTATACTTTTTTAGAAGGTCCGTGTAAAACTTTGCTGCTTTTTGCGAGTCTTGACTGTCTAGTTGCGCTTTGCCGTTCAGAACTGCTTTCCCGCCATATTGTCGAAGTAAAATCCAAAAGAGGTGAAAATTGTCCTGCACTTCGGCCCCGTCTACTCCCATGCCATAAGTCCCGTGCCCAGTCATCTTTTGAGCATCGTTTACAAATTGCGTCCATGTTTTTGGAGGTGTGGTAATACCCGCTTTGTTAAACATCTGCTTGTTGTAAAACATGTTGTAGGCCAGAGACATGTACGGCACTGACATTGGCGGTTTTCCAGACAAGCCGGTGACACTCATCGAAGAAGATAGAAATTTCGACTTACCGCCAATTTTCTGTATTTTCTGCGGAGTTAAAGAAACGAACCCGCCGGTGCCAGCAAAGGTTGAAGCCCAAGTGTTCCCCAAGTCAATGACATCGGGACCATTCCCGCTGGTGATGGCTGTCAGCGTCTTGTTCCAAAGGTTCGCCCACGTAATGATTTGGTATTTTACGTGAATTCCTGTTTGCTTTTGAAAATTTGCGGTTACTTTGTTTAAAACCTTTTTCTCCAACGGTATGGAACCGCCTTCTTGAGAAGCCCAATAGGTAATTGTCTGTCCGGATACTTTTTGAGACCCAGCGGTTGAGTTTCCCACGTTACTTCCCGAATTATTGGCCGAACCACATCCTGCCAAGATGGTCGTCGCTGCGACCGGAACAAACACCCCAAGTACCGCTTTACGCATCACACTACCTCCCATGTTTCCTGACCACAGAACGCCATCCCCTGCGAGACTACCCCTGGGTCAGTTGCTTACTCTAAAACACAACTACACTTACTTCTGTTCCATTCGAAAGTAAGTGTAGTTGAAAATGAATGCGCTGTCAACCCTCATTTTTCCTCTATAGTTATTTAGTTGGACACCGTCACAAAATCAATTCGTAACCGCGTTTGCAGGGTCTCTGGTCGGCTTTCATTTAAGGACGTACGTATGGTCATAAATGTCGTAGAGTACTAACATACCCGCACCCAAGGCCACTGCCATCACGTCAAAATTGGTCAAAGTCACGTTCTTTCCGGTTCCTTCGTGTAGGGTGACAACCATTTTGTTAAACATGTTGGGAGCTAGAGCGGCGGCATCCAACATGTATTGACCCCCGAGCACGACCTCTTCGGGATCGACGATAGCAATAGTACTCATAACAGCAGTTTGCAACGCTTGCAAAGCCGTCTTCGCTATACTGTATTCAGGCTCGTGTCTCTGCTCCGCCTTCTGCAAAAAATCCCGGAAGTTCTCACTTTTACCAAGCTTTTTTCTGAGCGCATTTTGTATTGCGCCCACCGAACTGTAGGTATTCAAACAGCCTTGTTTACCGCAGGTACATTTTTCGCCCTCCATATCCACAATGACATGAGCCAACTCTCCCGCAGCGTTTGAGTGCCCGCTCCATATTTGTCCATTGAGCACGAGTCCCATACCAAAGCCCATTTCTCCCAAAACAAACATTAATCCATCAGAGGAATTTCGTCCTCCAGACCATACTTCCGAGAGAGCCGCTACATCAGCGTTATTTGCTAAGTAACATTTGAAACCAAATTCTTCCGATATTAATCTCTCTATTGGTGCGTTAGACCAGGAATGCGGGAAATCCACGAGATTCAGTATGCTGCCGGTGTTTGAATCAAAGGGACCTGGTACCGCGACTCCGATACCAAGAATGGCACTTTCATCAACAGTACTTTGAAGAAGAAAGTTACGAATGAAGGGGATAATTTTACGCGGTTCATCCACTTCTTCGGTGGCTATAGAAGCACTTTCATGAATGGAACCAAGTAGATTCAGGAGGACAATGCGTGTGGTTTGTCGACCCAACTCTAGGCCCAACGCAAACATAGAAGATGTGTTTATGCCAACTATGCTGGGGGGCCTTCCTCCGGTCGATGTTCCAGTTCCCTTAGCAACTAGAAACCCATTTTCAATCAACGAATCAACAAGACGCATGGTAGTTGACATGCCTAGATGAAGCGACTTGGAAATATCCGTTTTAGAGATTTCACCTGTTTCGCGAACAAGTCTCAGGACTCGGGACTCGTTCATTTGCTTAAGCATAGTTGGTCTATATCGCAAATCAAGCACCCACTCTACCCACTTATTTTCTTTCCAAAAATAAGTGTAAGTCCTGAGCAATGCTGTTGTCAATTGATTTGGCGAACCATTGTCCCTTGCCATGTCATTGCCGTCGTTCAGGCTCGTACTCTCACTGGAAGACGCAGCGGAGTTCTGCTGGCGACGCTCAATATTTAGTGCCGCGGTCGTCTTGTTCAAAGCTGTTTTCCACAAAGAACAATGTATCTTATTGCACCTTTTTCCGATAAAACACCCGCGAAACCATTACACCGACAGTGCCTATGGCAATAAACAAAATGGCTCTAATCAGCATCGTCACAGCGGGAATGTCAATGAGAACCAGTTTACTTAACGTAACAAACAGAAACACAATGCCAAAGCGTCGAAATGATTGGTTCTGAGCTATGACTCCGTACGTAATTGCACCGATAGAATATGCAATCCACACCAGGGACAACACCATATGTTTGGTATCTACCGAATGCAAAACGGTCATCGCCTGTGACTCGTGAGTCAGAAAGAGTCCGAGCACAAAGATGCCAAGCCATGTCCACCACCAGCGAACCATGGCGATGTCATCCCGCAGAAACAGGTATGTGATAACAAAGGTGACTAGGGTGTAGATGGCCCACGTTACGTGTTCTAACGCCGGGACGCGGTGACTGAGAAATGGACTGTACACCGCCAACAGTATACTTCCTGCAACCAGAAACAGTACATGTCCTTCTATTCTAGCTGCCGCTTCTCCTAACCATTCACCAACCACCACAGCTATTGCAACAATCAGCACAAATAGAAAGTAGAACGGTTCAGCACGCATAACGCCCCAAGCCGCCAACGATAGATAAATCCAGAACGGGCCAACAGTGAGCATGAGAACTGACCGTTTTTGTTTCCACAACACAATGCTCACGACCAACAGCACCCCTGTAACAAGCCAAAGGAAAGCGTGCAATCCATCCGGAGTCAGTTCTCCAGTCACCCATAGTGTGCCCAGTCCCAGTGATGCCCACGCCGCGTACCGAAGCGCCCACACTAACCGATTGGAAACACGCCCGCCAGCATAAGCAGCCGCAACAAACATCAGCACGGCCTGTATCATCACAGGAATGACAAAACTCCGTTCACGCAAGTCCCTTAGGGCTGACAGGGTTGCAAATGAGAGATGGAGAGTAATCAGTGCTAGTACAGTCAAAACGATATATCTCTTCATCAGCCCATACAGCAAAAAGCCGAGCGAAGCGAGAGATTCATAGAGAATGAAGACCACAATAGCAGGATGGTGGCTTTTCACGAGGAACGGCACCAGAATTGCCGCGATGAGTGAAATGACTGCCAAGGTTTGAGAGCGATGCCGAAGACTCAACAGTACCCCAATAATGACAAACGCGACGTCCAGTCCAAAAGCAAAGGGAGGGGAAATTAGCGAATACAAGGTTGATGCGGCGAACGTTGTGAGAGAGGCCAGAGCGACGGCGCCTCCGAGCAAAATTTGTCCAAATACATTGCGCTGCTTTCTCGCTTGTCTTTCCCCGTAAGTGAGTAATGCCGCAAAACCTGCATAGCCTAGCGCAACCCGCACGGGACGGTTAATCCATCCGGCTTGAACAGCGGCGAGAAAGCCCCAAATTACACCAATTAATAAAACGACGATGAAGATTCTGGGCATCCATACTTTTCCAAACTGCGTTTCCCAATCCACCTGCGTTCGAGTACCTAAATCATGGGGCTGACTGGACGATGACTCAAATTCAGGCACAGCTTGCTCCAGTTGGGGCTTGTTGCTGTCATCGTCCCAAACGGGATGTGCCGCTTCAGAATTTGCAAGGTTAAGACGTTGCTGCTCCAGTCGCCGAACAATTTTCTCCAACTCGTTAATACGGACTTCCAATCCAATAATCCGCTGTTCATCCCGATGTCTCATACCTGATTTCCTCCACTCAACATGTGATATGAAGTGAAAGTATCAATCAGTTACTGGTGAATGGTATACACAGCGTTCCCCGAATCTTTCGATAAATATGTTCATAAGTACCATAAAGCAATTCGCTAAATAGCCCAGAAAATCCTCCTTCATCTGGTCTGAACCACAATCCGGTATAAAGCACCAACGGTGGATAGTGGTCATAGTTTATAGACTTTCTTGGCAGTTTTAAAAAGAATCCAGTCTTGGTCTTCGCTCGACAACCCGCAAGTTCTAACCTTACTCAGTTCCGTTCCGCAATTATCGGCATGGTCTGTTCCAAACATGAACCTTTCGGCCCCGATGTTTAAAACCCAATCCTTTAACAAAAAGCCGCCTGTCCAAGTAATATCAGCGTAAACATTCTCACATTGATTCAGAACAATAGGAGTTTCTCCTGCCGTCACCATCATGCCGGAATGAGCCAACACTATGGAAACGTCAAAGAACTCCTGTGCAATTGGAAGAATATTGGCCGGATTTGCGAAAGGAATACCTGCTCCGGTATGAATCATCACAGGTACTCCCAACTCTTGTGCCAGTGCGAATACTTTTCTGCCGTCCCGGCTTCCTGGATGTACGCCATGCGCTGCCGTGTGAATCTTGATTCCTACAAATCCGAGATTTTCGATACAGTGTTTTACTTCCCGAGCGTAAACCTCATCAGGCAAATGTGGATTTGGATTGGCCATGCCTCTAAATTTGTCGGGAGACTTTTGGATTAATTGATAAATATCATTGTGTTGTTGACGTACCTCCTCAAACGTATGAACTAATGCTGGCTGCAGTATCGTAACATCGATTTCATATTCTGAGATTTTCTGAACTTGGTCCGCTTCTGTGAAATTATCATCATAGACGCGGTCATACCCTAAATGCGCATGTACGTCAATAATCATTTCAACAGCTCCTCTATGAAATAAAGCGGTCTGTTTACCATCACTAACAGATGGTACTGTACCTTTGCTCGAAATTTGAAGTGTAATTAATGGCGTACAGGGTGACCCAATTTCAACATTTCCCCAATTACTTCATCCAGTACGTCATCCTCAAATATCTTCTTCCATTCAGTATTGATAATGTGTTTTCTGCCATATTCCATCGCAATGTAAGCGGCATCTGAAAATGGGTTTATACCGAGCAATGCGTTGGAAAGGGCTACTTGAATGTGACCGTAAAGCATAGCTTTTGCCGCTTCTTCAGGCACTCCGCATTTCACTGTTTCTCTCAACACTTCCGTTAAGAAGTCACCAATCATACAAACTGCGACTTCAGTCAGAGTCGGTTCCAAAATGGCCATTTGCTTCACTGTTGTCCGGTGTAATCTTCCAACCGGTGCATACATTTTCCGAACGATGTCAGAAGCAGCCTCGAACTTCATCTCATCACCCGCGTACAAGGCAATCACGACATCCTGCTCTGCTGCGATTCCTCCGAAAGAGTCATTATGTTCTTCTTCTGTTAGGTATTTTCCGAACACAGACGGATGGCAGGGGTGGGCTACAACTGTGGTTATGTCATCGCGAGTCTGCAATTGTCCGGCGTAAGCAGCAGCCGGATCAAGGATTACATAGGTTGCATTCGGTCTCATTTTGGGGACAATCTCTTCTGAAACTCTGCCAAGTAAAGTGTCCGGCACAGCTAAAATGACAAACTGACTTGCCGGGATTGCATCGTCGGACTCAGAAACTATCAAGCCTCTCTCTTCCATTTCCATTCTTTTGCTTTGGGAGTTCTCTACTAGATTCAAACGAAGATGATGGTGTTGCAAAAGATTTGTGCTAAGCCTGGACCCCATTTTTCCTCCCGCACCAACAATTGTGACCGTTGCTGTTTCACTCATCCCGTTTGCCTCCTGTTCACTCCGGCGAATTTTCATTACAGTTTGTCGCCGGACACACCGCTTGCATCCAGTCTGGCGAGAAAACCACATGACATAGAGCATTCCGCCACATGGAACGATGACGTCTGACTCTCCCGTAACACAGGTCCATGAGTTGCACCTTCTCCTTGGGAAAGCCTGACGTCATCTCAAGTTCACTCACTCTGTCCTGCTTTACGAAAACTCAAGGGATTTCACTTTCACTCATTTAACCCCGTACTTTGACAAGTTCCAGTGATTTTGCTGGATGAGTGTGTTCGCCGCTTTCGTCATTGCAGCTTCAGCAGTATTTCCGAATGATTTTAATGATGTTTGTCCTAATACATATCCTTGAAAGGCTCGGAAAATTGCATCTAACTCCTGTTGGTTTAGGTCAATGCCGCCCATGTTTGATTCTAGGGGTTGACTTGACAAATTAGCCAAACTTGAAAGTGACGGCAGCGGTTTTGAACCCACGACCGTTGGGACGAATATTCCTTTACTGTTAACGATGGTTGAATCATGCTTTGGCGTCGTGATGTATTCCAGCCAGTTTACACACGCCTGTTCCTTGGACGTTGTCATCTTGTGGTCTGCCTTAGGCGATGCAATCCCATATTGAAGTTGACCATTGGGTCCGCCAACAGCCGCAGAAGAGTTGAAGCTTGTCGCATACTTGGTTGTTGTCTTACTAGGAACGGGATCGGGGAATGTTCCCCACTTAAAGCTGACCTTGGTTGACTTCAATTGTGACGGAGTCCAAGAGCCTCCAAAATACATAGCAGCCTTTCCTGTTGAAAATGCGCGGAATGCAAGATCACCTTGTCCGCTAACACCGGTGGCGTTCTTCTCTAAATAGGGGTAAAAATTCTTCATCATCTGCCAAAACGCCATCCACCTTGGATTTTTATTACTGAAAACGCCTTTCTTTATGGCAATAACTTGGTCTTCATTGTTCAGTGCAGGCGTACCCGTATAACGCAATGTATTATATTGATTGTGAAATAGATTTGTATAGATTAACCGAGAAAACCAGGTAAACTCTCCCTCGCCTTTGGTTGACATGTCCAAAAACACTGGAGTAATACCGGCGTTCTTCAGCTTTTTCGAATCTGAAATGAACTGAGCCCACGTTTTAGGCGGCTGAGAGATACCTACTTTTGCGAAATCGGCTTTGTTGTAAAACATGCCTTGCCCGACATAGTCACCATGAACCAAATAGCTGTCGCCATTGGCAGCAGCTGTTTGAGCCATCAGTTTGGGATTTAAGTCT
Proteins encoded in this window:
- a CDS encoding extracellular solute-binding protein, translated to MRKAVLGVFVPVAATTILAGCGSANNSGSNVGNSTAGSQKVSGQTITYWASQEGGSIPLEKKVLNKVTANFQKQTGIHVKYQIITWANLWNKTLTAITSGNGPDVIDLGNTWASTFAGTGGFVSLTPQKIQKIGGKSKFLSSSMSVTGLSGKPPMSVPYMSLAYNMFYNKQMFNKAGITTPPKTWTQFVNDAQKMTGHGTYGMGVDGAEVQDNFHLFWILLRQYGGKAVLNGKAQLDSQDSQKAAKFYTDLLKKYKVMDPDSAAWNNSQLVSNFANGKVAMIFGQGSSMPQIEADGMKRSQYGVAPLPLVPYGQQSVSGKNKIGSFIAGIDIGILKSSKHQTADLKFLKFMTSKQTQITLNKAYGSLPPVKSAENNAAFQTPANKIYLNILKNYAAPTPLIKNEGQMEQSIGKHLKTLLSDAAQNKLPQSEISNQLKKANAEVSSILSK
- a CDS encoding ROK family transcriptional regulator, which codes for MNKTTAALNIERRQQNSAASSSESTSLNDGNDMARDNGSPNQLTTALLRTYTYFWKENKWVEWVLDLRYRPTMLKQMNESRVLRLVRETGEISKTDISKSLHLGMSTTMRLVDSLIENGFLVAKGTGTSTGGRPPSIVGINTSSMFALGLELGRQTTRIVLLNLLGSIHESASIATEEVDEPRKIIPFIRNFLLQSTVDESAILGIGVAVPGPFDSNTGSILNLVDFPHSWSNAPIERLISEEFGFKCYLANNADVAALSEVWSGGRNSSDGLMFVLGEMGFGMGLVLNGQIWSGHSNAAGELAHVIVDMEGEKCTCGKQGCLNTYSSVGAIQNALRKKLGKSENFRDFLQKAEQRHEPEYSIAKTALQALQTAVMSTIAIVDPEEVVLGGQYMLDAAALAPNMFNKMVVTLHEGTGKNVTLTNFDVMAVALGAGMLVLYDIYDHTYVLK
- a CDS encoding DUF2339 domain-containing protein; translation: MRHRDEQRIIGLEVRINELEKIVRRLEQQRLNLANSEAAHPVWDDDSNKPQLEQAVPEFESSSSQPHDLGTRTQVDWETQFGKVWMPRIFIVVLLIGVIWGFLAAVQAGWINRPVRVALGYAGFAALLTYGERQARKQRNVFGQILLGGAVALASLTTFAASTLYSLISPPFAFGLDVAFVIIGVLLSLRHRSQTLAVISLIAAILVPFLVKSHHPAIVVFILYESLASLGFLLYGLMKRYIVLTVLALITLHLSFATLSALRDLRERSFVIPVMIQAVLMFVAAAYAGGRVSNRLVWALRYAAWASLGLGTLWVTGELTPDGLHAFLWLVTGVLLVVSIVLWKQKRSVLMLTVGPFWIYLSLAAWGVMRAEPFYFLFVLIVAIAVVVGEWLGEAAARIEGHVLFLVAGSILLAVYSPFLSHRVPALEHVTWAIYTLVTFVITYLFLRDDIAMVRWWWTWLGIFVLGLFLTHESQAMTVLHSVDTKHMVLSLVWIAYSIGAITYGVIAQNQSFRRFGIVFLFVTLSKLVLIDIPAVTMLIRAILFIAIGTVGVMVSRVFYRKKVQ
- a CDS encoding amidohydrolase family protein, yielding MIIDVHAHLGYDRVYDDNFTEADQVQKISEYEIDVTILQPALVHTFEEVRQQHNDIYQLIQKSPDKFRGMANPNPHLPDEVYAREVKHCIENLGFVGIKIHTAAHGVHPGSRDGRKVFALAQELGVPVMIHTGAGIPFANPANILPIAQEFFDVSIVLAHSGMMVTAGETPIVLNQCENVYADITWTGGFLLKDWVLNIGAERFMFGTDHADNCGTELSKVRTCGLSSEDQDWILFKTAKKVYKL
- a CDS encoding phosphogluconate dehydrogenase C-terminal domain-containing protein, which gives rise to MSETATVTIVGAGGKMGSRLSTNLLQHHHLRLNLVENSQSKRMEMEERGLIVSESDDAIPASQFVILAVPDTLLGRVSEEIVPKMRPNATYVILDPAAAYAGQLQTRDDITTVVAHPCHPSVFGKYLTEEEHNDSFGGIAAEQDVVIALYAGDEMKFEAASDIVRKMYAPVGRLHRTTVKQMAILEPTLTEVAVCMIGDFLTEVLRETVKCGVPEEAAKAMLYGHIQVALSNALLGINPFSDAAYIAMEYGRKHIINTEWKKIFEDDVLDEVIGEMLKLGHPVRH
- a CDS encoding ABC transporter substrate-binding protein, which codes for MMKRLKYGIVSVAVVVGGSLLLSGCGSTNSAQTSNSSGGKNKPFKGTITMYADQYGPSAKVKTTKLTELAKQYEKSHPGITIKFIQVPAGSSYGTWVKTKAAGGQLPDILWEQWLNVNSTLPKNILVNLNPYLKQADPYVSGKTWEQDLNPKLMAQTAAANGDSYLVHGDYVGQGMFYNKADFAKVGISQPPKTWAQFISDSKKLKNAGITPVFLDMSTKGEGEFTWFSRLIYTNLFHNQYNTLRYTGTPALNNEDQVIAIKKGVFSNKNPRWMAFWQMMKNFYPYLEKNATGVSGQGDLAFRAFSTGKAAMYFGGSWTPSQLKSTKVSFKWGTFPDPVPSKTTTKYATSFNSSAAVGGPNGQLQYGIASPKADHKMTTSKEQACVNWLEYITTPKHDSTIVNSKGIFVPTVVGSKPLPSLSSLANLSSQPLESNMGGIDLNQQELDAIFRAFQGYVLGQTSLKSFGNTAEAAMTKAANTLIQQNHWNLSKYGVK